The sequence TCATTGATCAATTGATAGAAACAAAGGAGTCCATTTGTTGGCCTTACAAACATTTCAGCTACGAAGCCTCCTCATCTCATCCTGATTATTGTCCAAAAAGCTCCAAAAGGAgatttcaccaaataaattcaaaagaatAATTCTCAGAGAAGCCGAAAAAGGCTGAAAAAATATATGGTCTGGGAGACAAATCTATACATAAAAAGTGGGTTTTTTACTTATGCTTTTGCTTGGCTGCTGCTTCCATTTGCACCAGTGAGGAAAAAGGCTGGGAATTAAAGGACAGCCCCACCTTTTCTcatctacttttctttttcttatttgtgTGGCAAGCCAACTCAAAACAAGAACAACTCTCAAAGTGGTCCTGTGTGGGGTCTACTGCCAAAAAACACTGACTTGCTTCAGTCAATGGTTAGGATTTGTTCATAGTTGAGGCTTATGTTAAGTTTTGAAATCAATCAAATTCAATAGGATTGAAACATGCCGTTAGCTGGAAGATAGCCGCCAGAAACATTTATTGTATGGTGTAACTTGCCTCTTAGCAAAGTTGGTGGTGCCTTTTTCAGTCTCTTTATCTGCTTATTGAATGTATATTTCCATGAAGGAAAAAACACCCATCTGTGAATTCCTAATCCTTCTGGCAAAAAAACTGGCCACTAGTTATTGGTGGTTTCTGTAGCTCTTAGCATGAGAGAGTTGTGCTGGAATTCTCTTTGTCATATACTTTTGGTGTATAAAAGCAAGTCTCTTTGTGAGGGGTCTACAAGACCTGATAAGATGATAATGCTGATGTTGTGGGGGATGCTCGCAGTTGGATATGAGGCTACTGAATCTGCATAATTACAACTACTCTTTAACTTAGgctttgttgggattgagctaGCATTGTTATATTGAGTTATGGAGGCCCAGCACGGCGTATTAGTGGCTGGATGGTTTGAGTTATCAGTTATGGGGGTTGGGAGAAATGGGTTGTGGGGTGTTTTGGAATTGGGTTGTCCTGGTAGATAAGTGGAAGCCTGAGAATTTCCTATTGACATTACCTACATGATAGTAAGGTTAGGCTTCTTGGTTGCAGCTTCAATTGCAGCCTATGGAGTTCAGCAGTTCAACATCAAAAACTCAAGGTCGCGTGCCTCTCGAGGCAAGCCTTCAGGTACTTAATTCTATGAGTTCTTTGTTCTTATAGATTGTTCAATCTTTTGATGCTgatactaattttatttaaagaaccTCCTGTAAGAATTGTGTCAATGGTTAATTGGTTATTGGTACTCAGAAAATGGTGAAGCAAGCTTTGAAGAGGACCAGAATAAAGAGGAACGTAAAGAGCAGCTCACATGTTCTGATGATTACCTCAAAGAGGTGGATGTAAGTATTTCTTGACCTCATACATCTAGTTCATGAATATATAAAACTATtgttttttagatatttatttagATAATTAACAAGGTGCTCTATATGTTTAGGGggaggaggaagaggagaaagaagagGTTAAATTAATTAGTAGTGAAATAAACTGGGATCTGAGTATTCCACCTGATATCGAAGATGAAGAAATTTTACCTGAATTTGAAGACCTTTTGTCTGGGGAGATTGATATTCCATTACCTAGTGACAAGTTTGACACAGAAACCGCTGCCAAggtggagagagaaagagtttATGAAACTGAGATGGCAAACAATGCAAATGAACTGGAGCGGCTGCGCAACCTAGTGAAGGAATTGGAAGAGAGGGAAGTGAAGCTTGAAGGTGAATTGCTTGAGTACTATGGTCTGAAGGAGCAGGAGACGGACATTGCTGAGTTACAAAGGCAACTTAAGATCAAGACTGTTGAAATTGACATGCTGAATATCACCATTAGTTCTTTGCAGGCTGAGAGGAAGAAGCTTCAAGATGAGGTTGCACTGGGTGTTTCTGCAAGGAAGGAGCTTGAAGTGGCAAGGAATAAAATCAAGGAATTGCAGAGGCAGATTCAGGTTGAAGCTAACCAGACAAAAGGCCATTTGTTGTTGCTTAAACAACAAGTTTCTGGTCTTCAGACAAAGGAGCAGGAAGCTATCAAGAAAGATGCCGAGATTGAGAAGAAGCTTAAAGCTGCAAAGGAGTTAGAGGTAGAAGTTGTGGAGCTTAAGAGGAGGAACAAAGAACTTCAGCATGAAAAAAGAGAGCTACTAGTTAAGTTGGATGGTGCTGAAGCTAGAGTAGCAGCCCTCTCAAATATGACAGAGGTCAGACTCTTATAGCTCAATTGTGCTCATTTTTATCTTCCATTAATGTTTCTCTTCCTCTTCTATTTTTGTTGGGAAACTTTTTAAGTTGGCATCTCACTCTGTGTATCATTTGATGCACGAATGAGTTTTTAGGTGTTCAATGTTCTGCTAATGGGAAACTCACCTTTGATCGAGTTTTTTAAGCATATACTTAGAAGCCATGTTGAGAGCAGAAAATAATGGCCAGATGATTTGGTTTAAGAAACTCAGTGGATGGTTCCTCTGATACTGAAATTAAATAGAAAGAATCACTTGACCTTGTTTAGTTCTGTTAAGTGGAGTGGAGATTGACACCATTAAGCCAGTATATAACTGACAATACCTAAATTCTTGAGCATGtgataatttaattcatttttgccATACTTTGCTTCATGTATCTTCAGAGTGAAATGGTCGCCAAGGCAAGAGAAGATGTGAATAATTTAAGACATGCAAATGAAGACCTTTTAAAGCAAGTGGAAGGGCTCCAGATGAACAGATTCAGTGAGGTTGAAGAGCTAGTGTACCTTCGTTGGGTCAATGCTTGCTTAAGGTATGAACTTCGGAATTACCAGACACCTGGAGGAAAGATATCAGCGCGTGATCTTAGCAAGAGCTTGAGCCCCAGATCGCAAGAGAGGGCTAAACAGCTGATGTTAGAATACGCAGGATCAGAACGTGGGCAAGGGGACACAGATCTTGAAAGCAACTTTTCCCATCCATCCTCTCCTGGAAGTGAGGATTTCGACAATGCTTCCATAGATAGTTCAACTAGTAGATATAGTAGTCTAAGTAAGAAACCTAGCTTAATTCAAAAGCTGAAGAAATGGGGCAAAAGTAGAGATGATTCTAGTGTTCTTTCATCACCAGCTAGATCCTTTGGGGGAGGCTCCCCAGGCAGAACTAGCATAAGCCTACGTCCAAGGGGTCCATTAGAAGCCTTAATGCTAAGAAATGCAGGTGATGGAGTGGCCATCACTACATTTGGTAAGATTGATCAGGAAGCTCCTGAATCTCCTGAAACTCCAAATCTGTCACACATTAGAACAAGGGTTTCTTCTAGTGACTCACTGAATAATGTTGCAGCATCATTCCAATTGATGTCAAAATCAGTGGAAGGAGTTTTAGATGAAAAGTATCCTGCATATAAAGACCGTCATAAACTGGCCTTAGAGAGGGAGAaacaaattaaggaaaaagCTGAGAAAGCAAGAGCAGAGAGGTTTGGTGACAGTTCAGATTTGAAGTATGAGTCTAGGGCCAAAGCAGAGAGAGACAAATCTGTCACTTTGCCTCCAAAACTAGCAAGGATAAAGGAAAAACCCCTTGTTTCCGCTGATTCAAGTGATCAATCCATTGACAGCAAGATGGAGGATTCTCAAGTGGCGAGCAAGATGAAACTTGCTCACATTGAAAAGAGGGCTCCTAGAGTGCCACGCCCACCTCCTAAACCTTCAGGAGGGGCTCCTGCAGGTCCAGGTGCTAATCCTTCGAGTGGAGtaccacctcctccacctcctccTCCAGGTGCCCcgccacccccacccccacctgGTGGACCGCCTCGTCCACCGCCCCCACCAGGAAGCCTCCCAAGAGGGGCAGGAAGTGGAGATAAAGTTCATCGGGCTCCTGAACTAGTTGAATTCTATCAGACACTGATGAAACGTGAGGCGAAGAAGGACACACCATCTTTGGTCTCTTCAACATCTAATGCAGCAGATGCCAGGAGCAACATGATTGGTGAAATTGCAAACAAATCATCATTCCTTTTAGCTGTACGTTAAATTTTCCCATATATCCATTTATCTTCTCAGGCAGGTTGTTTGGGTGTTCATTTCtcaaatttaacaaatattGAAACTGGATGGACTGGAACCAGGTGAAAGCTGATGTGGAAACTCAAGGTGATTTTGTCCAGTCATTGGCAACTGAAGTTCGAGCTGCTTCCTTTACCAAAATAGAAGATCTGGTGGCCTTTGTGAACTGGTTAGATGAAGAGCTCTCCTTCTTGGTATGCCTTTAAAACTTCATCTGTTAAACTGgctattcttttcttttatagctGCTAAACATGATTCTATGTCATGGTATTCCTAATTTGATCATTTATTCCAACccttttcatcaatttttttcccatcaGGTTGATGAACGGGCCGTTCTCAAGCACTTTGATTGGCCTGAAGGGAAAGCAGATGCATTAAGAGAAGCAGCCTTTGAATATCAAGACTTGATGAAATTGGAGAAGCGAGTCTCTACTTTTGAAGATGATCCCAAACTGTCATGTGAAGCTGCTCTAAAGAAAATGTACTCATTGCTCGAAAAGTATGTGATTTCTTCTCTTGCATGTTCATCAGTTTAAAACATAGAACATTATGGCTACATGGTGGCGAAAAGGACTTCAGCAACTCAATACCAAAATGCTGCATGACTAAAGAAAAGAACCATTATCTTTTATATGCAACAATCTATTTAGCATTCCATAATCTTCTTTAAGGATTATACAGTTGCCTTGGAAACCTTCATAGTTATAAAGACTTTCAAAAATCATCCATCTTCTTCAGTACCTTGGCCTGTTGCTGATTTGTTaattttgagttttgtttttccAGAGTGGAACAGAGTGTTTATGCACTCCTACGTACGCGGGACATGGCCATTTCAAGATATAGGGAGTTTGGAATTCCTGTTGACTGGCTTCTAGATTCTGGAGTTGTTGGCAAGGTATGCAAAAATTCATGGTCTTGGAGATGTTTGGAGCTCTGAACGTTATATATCCCTTAAGTTTTGgaactttcattttcatatgATAAGCAAGTTATCACAGTTACTAGGGGCTAGTCTCTGAATTCATGCCTTGTCATGGCAAAGGATAAGCAAATTTATAAGCTCCCAACTGTATTATGAAATGAACCCACAACTGCAATCATCCATGTGATTAAACAAAACTCTTTCTTCTTTGTATGAATATGTGGAATCCTATCAACCAATGTTATCAAAcggtaaaataatattttccatcTTGCAGATTAAACTTTCGTCTGTACAACTGGCAAGAAAGTATATGAAGCGTGTATCATCAGAGCTTGATGCACTGAGTGGACCAGAGAAGGAACCAAACCGAGAGTTTTTGATTCTGCAAGGCGTGCGTTTTGCTTTCCGTGTTCATCAGGTATGTTTCGTTTCTGCATCTGTTTCTGTTAATTTATACTTCACATGTTCTACGGTTTACAGAACAAatgataaaagtattttattttccctcaaattggGAAGAACAAAACGTAAAATTTGTAGCAATGTGAATAACAAGAAGTTGAAAATTGTGACAAGTATGGAAACAACATTCTGAATTGGACTTGTTCCCAGTTTGCGGGAGGCTTTGATGCG is a genomic window of Vitis riparia cultivar Riparia Gloire de Montpellier isolate 1030 chromosome 1, EGFV_Vit.rip_1.0, whole genome shotgun sequence containing:
- the LOC117917773 gene encoding protein CHUP1, chloroplastic, with product MIVRLGFLVAASIAAYGVQQFNIKNSRSRASRGKPSENGEASFEEDQNKEERKEQLTCSDDYLKEVDGEEEEEKEEVKLISSEINWDLSIPPDIEDEEILPEFEDLLSGEIDIPLPSDKFDTETAAKVERERVYETEMANNANELERLRNLVKELEEREVKLEGELLEYYGLKEQETDIAELQRQLKIKTVEIDMLNITISSLQAERKKLQDEVALGVSARKELEVARNKIKELQRQIQVEANQTKGHLLLLKQQVSGLQTKEQEAIKKDAEIEKKLKAAKELEVEVVELKRRNKELQHEKRELLVKLDGAEARVAALSNMTESEMVAKAREDVNNLRHANEDLLKQVEGLQMNRFSEVEELVYLRWVNACLRYELRNYQTPGGKISARDLSKSLSPRSQERAKQLMLEYAGSERGQGDTDLESNFSHPSSPGSEDFDNASIDSSTSRYSSLSKKPSLIQKLKKWGKSRDDSSVLSSPARSFGGGSPGRTSISLRPRGPLEALMLRNAGDGVAITTFGKIDQEAPESPETPNLSHIRTRVSSSDSLNNVAASFQLMSKSVEGVLDEKYPAYKDRHKLALEREKQIKEKAEKARAERFGDSSDLKYESRAKAERDKSVTLPPKLARIKEKPLVSADSSDQSIDSKMEDSQVASKMKLAHIEKRAPRVPRPPPKPSGGAPAGPGANPSSGVPPPPPPPPGAPPPPPPPGGPPRPPPPPGSLPRGAGSGDKVHRAPELVEFYQTLMKREAKKDTPSLVSSTSNAADARSNMIGEIANKSSFLLAVKADVETQGDFVQSLATEVRAASFTKIEDLVAFVNWLDEELSFLVDERAVLKHFDWPEGKADALREAAFEYQDLMKLEKRVSTFEDDPKLSCEAALKKMYSLLEKVEQSVYALLRTRDMAISRYREFGIPVDWLLDSGVVGKIKLSSVQLARKYMKRVSSELDALSGPEKEPNREFLILQGVRFAFRVHQFAGGFDAESMKVFEELRSRVKTQTGEDNKLET